A genomic stretch from Dissulfurispira thermophila includes:
- the flgA gene encoding flagellar basal body P-ring formation chaperone FlgA: MRSQKFKRLIIRYLSPVIYCLLLSFWLLTTSAMANQQDLMGNIKQAIVKELRNTISEDIEITGLRVLEGKDALENLEGYKISAVVMNGYVGRNNVNFIVGLIDKRLNRKNIAVDVSYDVLNEVFITFRSLSKGTILSADDFYAIKQKASKIPANAVLNRNDIQGKILKANIGQGVIIRADHLTDNVSIKRGQKVEVVVEGNSVVISTHGVLRSDAIIGGAARVLCDISKKEVSGILISPNTVRVKI, from the coding sequence ATGAGAAGTCAGAAGTTTAAAAGACTCATTATTCGTTACTTGTCACCTGTCATTTATTGCTTGTTATTATCTTTCTGGTTACTGACTACTTCAGCAATGGCTAATCAGCAAGACTTAATGGGCAATATCAAGCAGGCAATAGTGAAGGAGTTAAGAAATACGATTTCTGAGGACATAGAGATTACTGGATTGAGAGTACTTGAAGGAAAAGATGCTTTAGAAAATTTAGAGGGCTATAAAATTAGTGCTGTTGTGATGAATGGATATGTTGGGCGAAATAATGTAAATTTCATAGTTGGTCTTATAGATAAGAGATTGAACAGAAAAAATATAGCAGTTGATGTATCTTATGATGTTTTAAATGAGGTATTTATTACCTTTCGTTCACTTTCAAAAGGCACTATTTTAAGTGCTGATGATTTTTATGCTATAAAACAGAAGGCTTCAAAAATTCCTGCCAATGCTGTGCTTAACAGAAATGATATCCAGGGGAAAATTCTCAAAGCCAATATCGGGCAAGGGGTTATTATAAGGGCAGATCACCTGACAGATAATGTTAGCATTAAAAGAGGGCAAAAAGTTGAAGTTGTGGTTGAAGGAAATAGTGTTGTTATATCAACTCATGGGGTACTGAGAAGTGATGCCATAATAGGAGGTGCAGCCAGGGTATTATGCGATATCTCAAAAAAAGAAGTGAGCGGAATCTTAATATCACCGAATACAGTGAGGGTGAAGATATGA
- the flgG gene encoding flagellar basal-body rod protein FlgG, translating into MIRSLFTAATGMHAQSLNVDVISNNLANVNTVGYKRGRADFQDLMYQTIKAPGAPSGEGVQIPTGIQVGLGVKPVAVQKLFTQGDFINTGNDLDLVIEGDGFFQVTRPDGTVAYTRAGAFKLDRDGRIVTSDGYPLEPSITIPSDATKITIAADGRVTVLQGGSTTPVEIGAIETARFINPAGLQAIGKNLFLATDASGDAITGTPGTEGRGNLNQGFLEMSNVNVVEELANLIIAQRAYDLNSKAVQASDEMLQTAAALRR; encoded by the coding sequence ATGATTAGGTCACTTTTTACAGCAGCAACAGGAATGCATGCCCAATCTCTCAATGTAGATGTTATATCTAATAACCTTGCAAATGTGAATACAGTTGGTTATAAAAGGGGCAGGGCTGATTTTCAAGACTTAATGTACCAGACAATAAAGGCTCCCGGTGCACCATCAGGAGAAGGGGTGCAGATTCCAACAGGAATTCAAGTGGGTCTTGGTGTAAAGCCTGTTGCAGTGCAGAAACTTTTTACACAAGGTGACTTTATAAATACAGGTAATGACCTTGACCTTGTTATAGAAGGAGATGGATTTTTTCAGGTTACAAGGCCTGATGGGACTGTAGCTTATACAAGGGCAGGGGCATTCAAACTTGACAGAGATGGAAGGATCGTCACATCAGATGGCTATCCACTTGAGCCTTCAATTACAATTCCTTCAGATGCAACCAAGATTACTATAGCTGCGGATGGCAGGGTAACAGTGCTTCAGGGAGGCAGTACCACCCCTGTTGAAATAGGAGCTATCGAGACAGCAAGATTTATAAATCCAGCAGGACTTCAGGCGATTGGAAAAAATCTGTTTCTTGCAACAGATGCATCAGGTGATGCTATTACAGGCACCCCAGGAACAGAGGGGCGGGGTAATTTAAATCAGGGATTTTTAGAAATGTCCAATGTCAATGTTGTTGAGGAACTGGCAAATCTCATAATTGCACAGAGGGCATATGACCTTAATTCAAAGGCTGTTCAGGCATCGGATGAGATGCTTCAGACTGCTGCGGCATTGAGGAGATAA
- a CDS encoding flagellar basal body L-ring protein FlgH, with the protein MKVRSRESKNRSQKKIVCSLCFVLCVLSSVLTGCSSGLKEAREIKEAPMPQRYIETKQKEMYSSEGSLWKDGASLFEDRKAKRVNDLVTILVSEKSAASKKATTSANRDSSADYGLSNFFGMDTDFGVQKLPIVNGFYKGTNVFSPSVKGSGKSDFAGKGDTTREGTLTATITAKVVDVLPNGNMVLESRKEILVNNEKEILVFRGIVRPDDVSSNNTILSQYVADAQIYLVGDGVLDDKQSPGWLARFLDKIWPF; encoded by the coding sequence ATGAAAGTCAGAAGCCGAGAGTCAAAAAATAGAAGTCAGAAAAAAATAGTCTGTTCTCTGTGTTTTGTCCTCTGTGTTTTGTCCTCTGTTCTTACGGGTTGTAGTTCTGGCTTGAAAGAGGCTCGTGAGATAAAAGAAGCTCCAATGCCGCAGAGGTATATAGAAACAAAGCAAAAAGAGATGTATTCATCTGAAGGCTCTCTGTGGAAGGATGGTGCATCTCTTTTTGAAGATAGAAAGGCAAAACGGGTTAATGATTTGGTAACAATACTTGTCAGTGAGAAATCTGCTGCATCTAAAAAAGCAACAACAAGTGCAAATCGTGATTCATCTGCGGATTACGGCTTAAGCAATTTTTTTGGAATGGATACAGATTTCGGGGTGCAGAAACTTCCAATTGTCAATGGTTTCTACAAAGGGACAAATGTATTTTCTCCTTCAGTAAAAGGAAGTGGCAAATCTGATTTTGCAGGCAAGGGTGATACAACGAGAGAGGGTACACTTACAGCAACAATTACCGCAAAGGTTGTGGATGTTTTACCTAATGGGAATATGGTGCTTGAGTCGAGAAAGGAGATATTGGTTAATAACGAAAAAGAGATCCTGGTATTTAGAGGTATTGTTAGGCCTGATGATGTTTCATCAAACAATACGATTTTGTCTCAATATGTTGCTGATGCACAGATTTATCTTGTGGGTGACGGTGTATTAGATGACAAACAATCACCGGGATGGTTAGCGAGGTTTTTAGATAAGATATGGCCATTTTAG
- a CDS encoding flagellar basal body P-ring protein FlgI: protein MAILVKSEVRRQTVFQKTVKVLKVSKFSPIHQIKVCCLSSVVCLLLSVFCCLSSVHAERIKDIATFSGVRENELIGYGLVVGLNGTGDKDGTYIFQPFANMLNRMGINVNAADIKGKTKNIAAVIVTAKLPTMVKPGSKVDVQVSSIGDAKSLQGGTLLMTPLKGADGNVYAVAQGPVSIGGFVAGGAGAQAIKNHPNVGSVPNGAIVEKEVPVQLNDKNRLDLLLTVPDITTAKKTADRINMTLGGVFARAESPSVVSIKVPDIYASKVVDLMSKVELINVDVDAPARVVVNERTGTIVIGENVTISPIALAHGGLTIEIKTEYQVSQPPPLSPEKAETVVVPQKEVKAEEKKAALVEVKGATIGELAKALNALGVTPKDLIAILQAIKASGNLKAELVIM from the coding sequence ATGGCCATTTTAGTTAAATCAGAAGTCAGAAGGCAAACTGTCTTTCAGAAGACGGTGAAGGTTTTAAAGGTGTCAAAGTTTTCACCTATTCACCAAATAAAAGTTTGTTGTCTGTCTTCTGTTGTCTGTCTTCTGTTGTCTGTCTTCTGTTGTCTGTCTTCTGTTCATGCAGAGCGCATTAAGGACATAGCTACATTTTCTGGTGTAAGGGAAAATGAACTTATTGGATATGGTCTCGTCGTGGGACTCAACGGAACAGGTGATAAGGACGGAACATATATATTTCAACCCTTTGCCAACATGCTTAATAGAATGGGGATTAATGTAAATGCTGCTGATATAAAAGGAAAGACAAAGAATATTGCAGCAGTTATAGTTACTGCAAAACTGCCCACAATGGTAAAGCCCGGTTCAAAAGTTGATGTACAGGTATCTTCTATAGGTGATGCAAAGAGCCTTCAGGGTGGTACGCTTTTAATGACACCACTAAAAGGTGCTGATGGAAATGTCTATGCAGTTGCTCAGGGACCTGTATCTATCGGTGGTTTTGTTGCTGGTGGGGCAGGTGCACAGGCAATTAAAAATCATCCGAATGTTGGTTCTGTGCCAAATGGCGCAATTGTAGAAAAGGAAGTACCAGTGCAGTTAAATGACAAAAACAGACTCGATCTCTTATTGACTGTTCCGGACATTACAACTGCTAAAAAGACTGCTGATAGAATTAATATGACTCTTGGAGGTGTTTTTGCCAGGGCAGAGAGTCCCTCTGTTGTCTCGATAAAAGTGCCTGATATTTATGCAAGCAAGGTAGTGGATTTAATGTCCAAAGTAGAACTTATAAATGTTGATGTTGATGCGCCTGCCAGAGTAGTTGTCAATGAGAGGACTGGCACAATTGTTATAGGTGAAAATGTAACCATTAGTCCTATTGCCCTTGCACATGGAGGCTTAACTATTGAGATAAAAACTGAATATCAGGTCTCACAGCCACCGCCGCTGTCTCCTGAAAAAGCCGAGACTGTGGTAGTGCCACAAAAAGAGGTCAAGGCAGAAGAAAAAAAGGCAGCACTTGTCGAAGTAAAGGGTGCAACAATAGGAGAACTTGCAAAGGCTCTTAATGCACTTGGAGTAACACCAAAGGATTTAATAGCTATTTTACAGGCAATAAAGGCATCAGGAAACCTTAAAGCAGAACTGGTGATAATGTAA
- the flgM gene encoding flagellar biosynthesis anti-sigma factor FlgM, translating into MRITDKLEVVGPNLQKPDKPKERGGERSEEVLSKDQVTVSEKAKEISRLQVEVSKLPEIRADRVDEIKNAINAGTYNVKGEAVAGKLLKEAIVDSLI; encoded by the coding sequence ATGAGAATTACAGACAAACTCGAGGTTGTCGGACCTAATTTACAAAAACCTGATAAGCCGAAAGAGAGAGGTGGGGAAAGATCAGAGGAGGTTTTATCCAAAGATCAGGTAACGGTCTCAGAGAAGGCTAAAGAGATAAGCAGACTTCAAGTAGAGGTCAGCAAACTTCCTGAAATACGAGCAGACCGTGTAGATGAAATTAAAAATGCCATCAATGCCGGAACCTATAATGTCAAAGGTGAGGCAGTAGCAGGCAAACTTTTGAAGGAGGCTATCGTTGACTCACTTATATGA
- a CDS encoding flagellar protein FlgN encodes MTHLYEDLINVLEREFALCTQLVELLQKEKDIIVSLDPKALEQLLNDKEAITTQIKVCDEAREKILDNLGFKNKTITEVAGMAEDSFRERLSDIALRFTSIINSISELNKFNSILIEKSLYYIKTSYNFLNNFDVTPRQKISVEA; translated from the coding sequence TTGACTCACTTATATGAAGATTTAATCAATGTGCTGGAGAGGGAATTTGCTCTCTGTACTCAATTAGTTGAACTTTTGCAGAAGGAAAAAGACATTATAGTAAGCCTTGACCCAAAGGCACTTGAACAACTATTGAATGACAAAGAAGCTATAACTACACAGATAAAAGTATGCGATGAGGCACGGGAAAAAATACTCGACAATCTTGGCTTTAAAAACAAGACTATAACAGAAGTTGCTGGTATGGCAGAAGATAGTTTCAGAGAGAGATTATCAGATATAGCATTAAGGTTTACATCAATAATTAACAGTATATCAGAACTCAACAAATTTAACAGCATATTGATCGAGAAGTCTCTTTATTATATAAAGACCTCATATAATTTCCTTAATAACTTTGATGTGACACCACGCCAGAAAATATCGGTGGAGGCATAA
- a CDS encoding M23 family metallopeptidase, producing MIPKLQPLEYQSSMLDSERSTNKVMAKQIETVFLNEFLKIMMEQTSFGKDRTVSTYMPYITSEIAKSIAEERGIGVGDFFSKISTAGIQDAKSQNQIHWDGKLNLPVHGRVTSGYGLRYDPIDGRLRHHNGVDIAIPEGSPVKAAQAGRVVFSGKLSGYGNAVIVDHGNGMTSLYAHNSLNLVKPGDVVDKNSILALSGSSGRSTGPHLHFEVRKDGVAVDPMSMIG from the coding sequence ATGATTCCTAAATTACAACCACTTGAATATCAATCCTCAATGCTTGACTCTGAACGTTCAACGAATAAGGTTATGGCAAAGCAGATAGAAACTGTTTTTTTGAACGAGTTTTTAAAGATAATGATGGAACAGACATCTTTTGGCAAAGACAGAACTGTTTCGACATATATGCCTTATATAACATCAGAAATTGCTAAATCTATTGCTGAAGAAAGAGGAATTGGAGTTGGCGATTTCTTTTCAAAGATTTCTACAGCAGGTATCCAAGATGCTAAATCCCAAAACCAGATACACTGGGATGGAAAACTCAATCTGCCTGTTCATGGCAGGGTGACATCAGGATATGGTCTGAGATATGACCCAATTGATGGAAGGTTAAGGCATCATAATGGTGTAGATATTGCTATACCAGAGGGCAGTCCTGTAAAAGCTGCTCAAGCAGGCAGGGTTGTATTCAGTGGGAAGTTATCAGGATATGGTAATGCTGTAATTGTAGATCATGGAAATGGCATGACAAGTTTATATGCCCATAATTCATTAAATCTCGTAAAACCGGGAGATGTTGTTGATAAGAATAGTATTTTAGCACTTTCAGGCTCATCAGGTAGATCTACGGGGCCTCATCTGCATTTTGAAGTAAGAAAAGATGGTGTGGCAGTGGATCCAATGAGTATGATTGGTTAA